One stretch of Arachis duranensis cultivar V14167 chromosome 1, aradu.V14167.gnm2.J7QH, whole genome shotgun sequence DNA includes these proteins:
- the LOC107476927 gene encoding uncharacterized protein LOC107476927 — protein sequence MRYPTTLTVLCAAFLLQIPSIASIPVPSSNCYTFDNSSRIVDFTSWIGYLFEYDVKEGTDLAVRFCKDVESRSQTGYVDFGRFDKYNYFVAGSHESDFVQEFYNGDLMGCEQSYDKMGRTAQVNIICGSCLNGQCKGRPGCICNVTYESNCRVSVELALPCEKPGPQVFQGFTVGFHPRSWEIVYNGMTQFGFEKPNRDFSFDAGQSQVVLFMTAVASHSSLVGKPSLKVLPEKGLEIRLSGSANHGKPPTTLSPTMLIVDWRCEVVRDTPYEVNITIPIEGYESIEFVLTKLCDYTQEEGEDARKGWAIFGVLSCIFFVSSTLFCCGGFIYKTKVERQRGIDALPGMTILSACLETISGAGQSYMRPEEQNSAFGGEASWERPPPSSSQGVWRQAERRYGSI from the exons ATGCGTTATCCTACAACATTGACCGTTTTATGCGCTG CATTTCTTTTGCAGATACCATCGATCGCTTCAATTCCGGTTCCTAGTTCCAATTGCTATACTTTCGATAATTCTAGTCGTATTGTTGATTTC ACTAGCTGGATCGGATACCTGTTTGAGTATGATGTAAAG GAAGGTACTGACTTAGCGGTCCGATTCTGCAAAGATGTCGAGAGTAGATCACAAACG GGATATGTTGATTTTGGTCGATTTGATAAATACAACTACTTTGTTGCTGGTTCACACGAATCTGACTTTGTTCAA GAGTTCTATAATGGTGACTTGATGGGTTGTGAGCAAAGTTATGATAAAATGGGACGGACAGCTCAG GTCAATATCATTTGTGGGAGTTGTTTGAATGGACAATGTAAAG GTCGACCTGGATGCATATGTAATGTCACTTATGAATCAAACTGCAG AGTTTCAGTTGAACTTGCTTTACCATGTGAAAAACCGGGCCCACAAGTATTTCAAGGCTTCACGGTTGGTTTTCATCCACGATCATGGGAAATT GTTTATAATGGCATGACACAATTTGGTTTTGAGAAACCCAACCGTGATTTTAG CTTTGATGCAGGGCAATCTCAGGTAGTCCTTTTTATGACTGCAGTAGCTTCGCACTCATCCTTAGTTGGAAAGCCTAGTTTGAAG GTTCTTCCAGAGAAGGGCTTGGAAATTAGATTGTCTGGATCTGCCAACCATGGGAAGCCTCCTACAACTTTGTCACCCACAATGTTGATTGTGGATTGGAGAT GCGAGGTAGTCCGTGATACTCCATATGAAGTTAATATAACAATCCCAATTGAGGGTTATGAGAGTATTGAATTTGTGCTTACAAAACTGTGCG ACTATACACAGGAAGAAGGTGAAGATGCCAGAAAAGGATGGGCAATATTTGGGGTGCTTTCTTGCAT ATTCTTTGTCTCTTCAACCCTCTTCTGCTGTGGAGGGTTCATTTACAAGACAAAAGTGGAACGCCAG CGTGGAATCGATGCTTTGCCTGGCATGACAATCCTATCTGCGTGTTTAGAGACA ATTAGCGGAGCAGGGCAAAGCTACATGCGGCCGGAAGAGCAAAATAGTGCCTTTGGTGGCGAAGCCTCTTGGGAGCGCCCTCCTCCTAGTTCATCTCAAGGTGTATGGAGACAGGCAGAAAGAAGATATGGCTCCATTTGA